The DNA segment AAGCCGCCGTCCTGTAAGGCCCGACTCCGCAGGCTTTAACCCGGTCCTCCAGCGTAGCCACTATATCTGTTGTGATAAACCTGGAGTCAGTCCTGGGATATGTCAGCAGCTTGTGGTTTTCGTATAGTCTTTGCATTATAGATAGGGTTTCCTTTGCGGAAAACCCGAAAATTTTATTTGCATCCCTTTGAAGCTGCGTCAAATCGTATAACTGTGGTGCAAAACTTTTTTTCAGCGTTTTAGTTACATCAATTACCTCAGCATTTTTACCTCTCAGAGATGCCAGGATTCTATCAATTTTACCCTTATCAAAGGTCCTTATATCTCTTGTTTGGCTATCCTGCCATACCAGTTTCAAATTGCCCACGGTAGCAGTTATGCCGTAAAAATCCCTAGGCTTAAAGTTCTGAATTTCTTCTTCCCTCTTTGCAATCATTGCCAATGTCGGTGTTTGTACTCTCCCACAGGATAACTGTGCATTGTGCTTACAAGTCAAAGCCCGGGTGGCATTGATACCCACCAGCCAATCGGCTTCGGCTCGGGCCACTGCCGATGCATAAAGATTTTCATATTGTTTGCCGTCTTTTAAATTATTGAATCCATCTCTTATGGCTTTATCGGTCACCGATGAAATCCACAAGCGTTTAATGGGCTTTTTGACATTGGCCATTTTTATTATCCATCTTGCCACCAGTTCGCCTTCCCGCCCTGCATCAGTGGCTATAACGATACTATTCACATCGTTTCTGTTCATTTGTTCTTTAACTATATTAAATTGCCTTCTGCTCTGCTTGATAATCTCCAGCTTCAAATCCTTGGGCAGTATAGGCAAATCCTCCATCCGCCAAGATTTATACCTATTGCCGTAGGCTTCAGGTTCGGCCAAAGTAACCAGATGGCCTAAAGCCCAAGTTATGATATACTTTTGCCCTTCAAGATAACCATTTCCGTTTTTCCCGCAATTCATAACCCTGGCTATGTCCCTTGCTACCGATGGCTTTTCAGCTAATACCAGTGTTTTACTCACAAATCTCAACCTTCCGCTTCCCCTCGTCGGGGATGATTATTAATTTTAACAGCATAACTAACCTTTTTTTATTATATCATAAAAGGCGAGATATAAGCGGTTGGTCGATGACCGCCCATACTATATAATTGATGATAGATTTTTTTGATAATTCGTGCTAGTATTATAGTAACTAACATATATATGTTAGTTACTATAAACCTGTTAGTTATAACAAAATTTGGGTCAATTGCTTATGCTGCATTTGAAAACTATGTATCACAACTAAAAGTTGTTTTACAATTTGTCGTTAAAAAACAAGGGAGGGAAAGGAGAATTGTTAAGTAAGATATTTGATTCTACCACTTTGGGTTTTATGGCGGCTGCAATCATATTATTTATTATTGTATGGATTAAAGATGCATCATTGGCCGTATCTGCTTCAAAAGACGGTTTAACCCTTTTTGTAAGATATGCAGTGCTTATTATTTCCTCTATGCTCATTGCCGCCTATATTCAGGTACTGATTCCTAAAGACCTGATAACTTCATATCTTGGCGGCGCTTCCGGTTTTAAAGGCATATTTTTAGGAAGCCTTATAGGCGGTCTGACTCCCGGCTCTCCATATGCCGCACTGCCGTTTTTTGCCGGCATCATGCGTATGGGAGCAAGTGTGCCTACGACTGTGGCCATGGTATGTGCATGGGGTCTCTGGTCCATTGGCCGTATTCCTTTAGAGGCCGCTGTCATGGGCGCGAAGTTTACTATGATTCAGGTAATAAGCAGTTTTATTCTTCCGATTCTCGCCGGTCTAGTGGCATGGTTCCTCGAGACTATACCGTGGTTTATGACTTGACCAATTACATCTGTTGCAGAAGATGTGCTGCACATTTATGCCCTATAAATGCTTGCAAATCACCAATCGTATATCTGAATAACTAATTTCTTCCGGCAAAGCCTCTTTAATAGGTTTTAGTTTTTCCGCACCTACTTTCTCAATTGCATTTAAAATCTGTTTCTCTTTTTCCGAATCGATGAACCTTGACCAGTCAACGATTTTACCTTCTTGTTGACATCTTTCCAAATGGTTTATTATGGTATTTTCAGTAAGGTTTCTTTGTTGTGCTATTTCTTTCAGCGACAATCCTTTAAGATAACAGTTGTAGGTCAGTTCATAGCGGCCAGTTTTAGTATTATCCTCTTGCAACTCACCTGGTAAGCTGTCAATCATGGTGTTATTTGCTATCTGTCTCCTAAGCTCATTGACATCTAACCCCTCTGTTTGGATATATTCATTTATCAGGCAAACAAACTCCTCTCCATAGCTTTCATACTTTTTCTGGCCGACACCCTTTATTTTGAAGAATTCTTCCCGGTTTCGCGGCATGAATGCAGCCATTTCCCTTAAACTCGAGTCATGAAAAATTATATATGTTGGCAGGTTTTTCTCCTGGGCTATGGTTTGCCTTAAGTTTTTTAGCCGCTTGAAAAGTTCTTTGTCAAAATTATTGTTTATTCGCTCTGCAAAGAGCCTTTTTTCTTTTGACAAATTCGCTTTTTGAAGTAAATCTTTTTTATGAAAGAATTTTGTCTTACCATGTAATATTTCCCAGGAAATATCGGTGAGCTTTAGGATGGGAAACTTATCGGCAGTCATATGGATATATCCGTTTGATACTAAAGCCATTATCATTTCTTTTATGGCATCACTGCTGTACTCTTGCATGATTTTATATGTAGAAATTTTATCCAGACCATATTCAATTACCCTCTTGCTTTTCGAACCTCGCAAAACCTGCACAACAGTATTGACACCATAGTTCTGATTCACTCTGTATATGCATGATAATATTTTTTGTGCTTCTGTTGTAATATCAACCCTTTCCGATTGGTCCAAGCAGTTGCCGCAATTTTTACAGTTTTTCTGCTGTGCATCTTCACCGAAATAGACTAATATTTTATTTCTGAGACAATCATCAGTATGACAATAGTCTACCAAATACTGGAGATTTTGGTACATAGCAGTTTCCCGCTCAGGAGAAAGATTTTCACTTTGTATTATAATCTTTTGTTTTACGATGTCTGCCGGAGAATACATTAAAATGCAGTCGCTTTTCTCCCCATCGCGGCCCGCTCTGCCCGCTTCCTGGTAATAAGCCTCCATATTTTTAGGCATATTATAGTGAATCACAAACCTTATATCAGGTTTGTCTATTCCCATTCCAAAAGCATTTGTGGCTGCGATTATCCTAACCTTGTCCAGCATGAAATTATCTTGATTTTCTTGCCTTGCCTCTGAGCTCATACCGCCGTGATATCCAACAACTGAAATGTCATAATCTTGGAGTTTCTTTACTAGAGATTCTACGGTCTTTCTGGTAGCGCAATATACTATCCCGGATTCATTGGTATAATTGTTTTTCAAGTAGTTCAGCAAATATGAAAACTTATTGCTGGGTTTTACAACCTGATAAAACAGATTAGGCCTGTCAAACCCTGTTATGACCTCAAGGGGATTTTTTAGGCCTATTAAATTCTTTATTTCTTCAATAATTTCCTTGGTAGCCGTAGCTGTAAAAGCAGCTACCACTGGTCGAGGATAAAGTGAATTTATGAATTTGGGGATTTCAAGATAGCTGGGTCTAAAATCATGACCCCATTGACTTATACAATGTGCCTCATCAATGGCTACCAGTGAGATTTTCATATCCTTTGCCAAATTTAAAAACAAATTGGTGTTTAAGCGTTCCGGCGCTACATATATTAATTTGTACTTGCCATTTCGTATTTCATTAAGCCTTGTGATAAATTCATCATAATCTAAGGTACTGTTTATAAAAGTTCCCGCTAAGCCCATTTCATTCAAAGAATCTACCTGGTCCTTCATCAGAGAAATAAGCGGTGATACAACTATAGTTACACCTTCTAACATAGTTGCCGGCAGTTGATAACACAGGGATTTACCTCCCCCTGTGGGCATTATCCCCAAAACATCCCTGCCTGCAAGTATTGCATTTACCACCTTTTCCTGGCCTTTTTTAAAATTATCATATCCAAAATACGTCTTTAATGTTTCATATATACCCATAAGTTCACCTCATAACTTCGTCCTAATTGATATTGTATCAGAGTATATATTATTGTTTCAATATACTTGAACGCTTATCGGTCAGCTTGCCGGTGATACTGCCTTCATAAATCCGTTTGAAGATTATATCAAGCAATATAATATGGGATACTGCCTCTAAAAACAGTATCCCATTCCATTTTAAATGAATTTTTACATAGATTCCGCTTACCCTCTGCTGCAAAATATTTGATTTTATTCTGTTTTATAATTTTTCTTCTTATGTCAGTACTCTTAAAATCAAGTTTTTAATTACTGCACTGCAGTTTGTTTCAAAATTTCATTAATTACTTTTTCAACTGTGGCTTCTCCAATCAGCACATCATCGACCATAACGCATGGGCTTTGTGTGCAATTTTCGAAACAGAATGTTGCAGCAAGTTCTACTTTATCCTTAAAATCTTCTTGACTCAATTTATCCTTTAGGGTTGAAAAAAGGTCATAGGCACCTGACAGATAGCAGCATGTGCCCACACACACTTTTACAACTCTTTTTTTAGCAGTATTCAATTGCCCTTCAAAAAAGCATATACTTTCATTAATTCTTTTTCGATTTGTATAGGCTGTGTGGAGCATTGCATGAGCTTTAGCACTTCCCGGCTCACCGAGATTGTCTTTATATAGGTCTTTTATTACTGGGTTTTCTATGGGAGATTTAAGCTGCATAAGTTTTTCATGTCCAAAGAGACCTTGTTTTCGGCTTTTTCTTATATTATTGCTGTTCGGCTGAGGTTGACCGCCGCCTCCTATACATCCGCCAGAACATGCCATTACTTCTATCAAGTCATAGTATTTATTCCCGGCTCTTAAATCTTCAAGAAGCTTTTTTGCATTACCTAATCCCGAAACTGTTGCAACTTTAATTTTTCTTGCATTATAATCTATTTCAGCTGTTTTTATGTTTGGGTTATCCTTATCTGCTTTAAAATCAGGTTCTTTTCCGATTACCCTCATTACGGCAGTTGCCACACCTTTGCTGCCGCCAAAGATAACTCCGCCTCCCGTAGCAAAGCCAAGAGGCATGTCAAAGGGCATCTCTTCCACCTCATCGAAGACTACTCCGGCTTCCCTTATCATTCTTGCAAGCTCCTGTGTGGTAAGCACTGCATCAACATCCGGAATACCATTCTTGAAAAATTCTTCCCGTTTAGCTTCAGACTTTTTCGCCGTACATGGCATTATAGAAACTACGAATATATTTTCAGAGTCTGTGCCCATGGCTTTGGCATAAATGCCCTTCATCAGTGAGCCAAACATTTGTTGAGGAGATCTGCAGGTAGAAATGTTGTCCTTATACTGCGGATAGTGCAGCTCCACATATTTTACCCACGCAGGACAGCATGATGTAAATTGAGGCAAACGTTGGTTTTTAGAAATCCTTTCTAGGAATTCACAGGATTCTTCTATTGCAGTAACATCTGCTGCAAAACAAGTATCAAAAACCTTATCAAATCCTATTTTTTTCAAAGCACCTACGACTTTTCCGGTTGCAGGGGTACCGGGTTTTAAGCCGAATTCTTCTCCAAGGGAAACTCTTACAGCCGGAGCAATCTGAGCTACTACTGTTTTTTGTGGGTCGTAAAGGGCAGACCACACCTTTTCCATATGTGATGCTATTGTCAGCGCTCCTGTCGGACAAACTGCCGCACATTGGCCGCAATCCACGCAATTGACTTCGGAAATATTCTTGTTAAAAGGCGGCACAACCTTGGCATTGCTGCCTCTATATGCAAAACCCAGCACACCTACACCTTGCACTTCTTCGCACATTCTAACACAATCTCCACATAAGATGCACTTGTTTGGATCTCTTACTATAGCAGGGCTTGAATCATCTATAGGCAGCCTACCGTTTTTCTGTCCAAATCGGATTTCCCCAATTCCTAAAATGTTTGCCAATTCCTGTAGGCGGCAGTTGCCGCTCTTTACACAGGTTGTGCACTCTCTATCGTGGTTTGCCAGCAAAAGCTCTAAAGTAACCCTTCTCTGACGTATTAGCCTTTCTGTATGAGTCCTGATAGACATTCCGGGGCGAGGCGGGGTTGAGCATGCTGCCATTATTCTGCCGTTATCATCTTCTACCAGGCACATCCTGCATGCACCATATACCGAAAGCTCTGAATGATAGCAGAAAGTTGGAAGCTCAATGCCAGCTTTTCGTATTACTTCCAAGAGATTGGCTTCATCAGTAAACGACACTTGTTTTCCGTTTATTTTCATAGTCTTTTCCATGGCTTATTCCTCCCTTATGGCATCAAAGGGGCATGCATCTATACATGCAAGACACCGCAAGCATCGAGTAATGTCAATTTTATGAGGTTCCCTCGTTTTGCCTTCAATAGCCGATGCAGGACATATTTTCCTGCATTTTCCGCAGCCGCGGCATTTATCCGGGTCAATGGCAAGTTGACCAAGGCCTTTACATACCTTTGAGGGGCATCTTTTTTCAACTACATGTGCCATATATTCATCTTTAAAATATTTCATCGTTGTCAATACCGGGTTAGGCGCAGTCTTCCCAAGACCGCACAAGGAACCGATTTTTACTACTTCGGCAAGCTCCTCTAAAAGTTGTAAGTCTTTTATATTCGCATTACCTGACACTATCTTTTCTAAAATCTCCAGCATCCTTTTTGTTCCTTCTCGACATGGCACACATTTGCCGCAGGATTCTCTTTGGGTAAAATCCATAAAAAACCGGGCCACTTCCACCATACAGCTATCCTCATCTAAAACTACCAAACCGCCTGAACCCACCATAGCACCGGCAGCCTCCAGAGAATCAAAGTCCATAGAAATATCAAGATGCTCTTCGGTCAAACATCCGCCTGAAGGGCCTCCAATCTGAACCGCCTTAAACTTCTTGCCGTTTCTTATACCTGCACCTATATCAAATATTATTTGGCGAAGTGTAATACCCATAGGCACTTCAATTAAGCCCGTGTTGTTTATATTGCCTGTCAATGCAAATATTTTCGTTCCGGGGCTTCCGGGAGTACCTATGGACAGATACCAATCAGCTCCGTTAGATATTATAAGAGGTACATTTGCAAAGGTTTCTACATTGTTTAAAACCGTAGGTTTCCCAAAAAGGCCCTTTTCAACAGTGCGAGGCGGTCTGGGTCGAGGCATTCCTCTAAAGCCTTCAATAGACTGAGTAAGCGCCGAACCCTCACCACATACAAACGCACCTGCTCCCTTGTTGATATGAATATCAAAATCAAAATTGCTGCCTAATATGTTTTTCCCGAGAAATCCCCATTCATGTGCTTGTTGTATGGCCACCTGCAGTCTTTTAACCGCCAGAGGATATTCACCTCTTACATATATGTAGCCTTCCCTGGCTCCAGATGCATATCCTGCTATTATCATGCCTTCCAGCATCTGATGAGGATCACCTTCCATTACACTGCGATCCATGAAGGCTCCGGGATCTCCTTCATCTCCATTGCACACCACATACTTTATATCCGCATCCTGCATAAGAACCTGTTTCCACTTTTTCCCTGTCGGAAACCCTGCTCCACCGCGCCCTCTAAGTCCGGATTTTAAAATCTCATCACAGACCTCTTCAGGTGTCATTTTCATTAACACCTTTGCAAGTGCTTTATAACCGCCACATACAATATAATCTCTTATGTCCTCGGCATCAATTTTGCCGCAGTTTTTCAGCACAAGGCGCGTTTGACGGCGATAAAAAGGAATTTCCTCTTCTTTTAGAAACTCTTTTTTCTCGGCAGAGTCTTTAAACAAAAGCCGCTTAACAGGTTGCTTTCTCAAGACTGTGCTTTCAACAATCTCCTCAACATCCTCGGCCTTTACCTTTACATATAAATAGCCTTCAGGTTCAATTCTAACAAGAGGGCCCATTTCACAAAATCCGTGGCAGCCGCTAGAAGATATGCCGACTCCTTCTTTCCCTTCTTGAATTAGCTTTAGATCAGTATAAAGCCCCTTCTTGTGTAAAATTTCTTTGAACTTTTCGTAGACATCTAGTGAACCGTTAGCAATACACCCGGTCCCTCCGCATACAAGAATACGCATGTGGTAGCCTTGCACCATTTTGCTCAACTCATCATATTTCCCTTGCAACTCATCAACTGTCCTGATCATTGCAGCTTACCTCCTTTATATCATTAATCAGCTGCCTTACCTTCTCAGGTGTCATATTGCCATATACCTTGTCGTTTATAACAATCACAGGTGCTAGACCACATGCTCCCAAGCACGAAACAGTCTCAAGCGTAAAGAGCATATCATCGGTCGTTTTTGCATCACCTTTTAAATTCAGTATTTCTTTGGTAGTAGATAGGATTTTATCCGAATTTCGCACATGACATGCCGTTCCATCGCAGACCTTTATCAGATTTTTCCCTTTTGGCTCCAGTGAAAAGCTTTCATAAAAAGTAGCAACGCCAAATATTCTAGATGGCGCTATTCTCATAGCAGTGGAAATGTAAACAAGAATTTCTTCCGGCAAATAGCGATAAATCTCCTGCACTTCCTGAAATATGCTTATAAGATTTGACGGTTTATAATCATATTTTTCAAGAATCTCGTTTACCTTTTCAAAGTTTCTGCATGAAATATCATTTACCAAATTTAAGTCCTCCTTTATCACGGTATTTTGAAATCCAATGCATATGTGATTGTTAATACTTTCACAAATAAGAGCAAAAAATAAAGCCGTAAAATATTGGTTACCCGTGTCTTTTATCTTTGATAGATATTATATTTTATTGTTAAATATTTGTCAATATATATTATACTTTATTTTTCTCAAAAAACGAAATAAAATCATATGCGTTATGGACTGTATAATAAAAATGCCGGCAAAGCAATGTTCCCCCAGGTTAATGCAAAGTCAATTTAATTAGTGTAAACTTTTTGAGCCAATTGAATAATATACTATTAAAGTATAAAAAGGAGGATGGTGGTATGATAATATATATTGTACAATCCGGCGACACTCTCAGCATGATAGCAAATCGATTCAATGTTACCGTCCAAAAAATTATAGAAAACAATTGGGTCGGAACTGATATGATGATTGTTCCGGGGCAAATTCTCTTCATCCCCAGAGACCAGTATGCATGTGATGCAGAAGATGCTATGGATCCTCTATCAATGCTAAAACCTTATATTAAACAGGAAGTCCTTTATGTTGTGCAGCGCGGAGATACCCTAACCGCTATTTCACGAAGGTTTGACAGTACAGTAGACGCCGTTGTAAAAGCCAACAACTTAGAAGGCCCCAGTGCCACA comes from the Tepidanaerobacter acetatoxydans Re1 genome and includes:
- a CDS encoding permease produces the protein MLSKIFDSTTLGFMAAAIILFIIVWIKDASLAVSASKDGLTLFVRYAVLIISSMLIAAYIQVLIPKDLITSYLGGASGFKGIFLGSLIGGLTPGSPYAALPFFAGIMRMGASVPTTVAMVCAWGLWSIGRIPLEAAVMGAKFTMIQVISSFILPILAGLVAWFLETIPWFMT
- the recQ gene encoding DNA helicase RecQ gives rise to the protein MGIYETLKTYFGYDNFKKGQEKVVNAILAGRDVLGIMPTGGGKSLCYQLPATMLEGVTIVVSPLISLMKDQVDSLNEMGLAGTFINSTLDYDEFITRLNEIRNGKYKLIYVAPERLNTNLFLNLAKDMKISLVAIDEAHCISQWGHDFRPSYLEIPKFINSLYPRPVVAAFTATATKEIIEEIKNLIGLKNPLEVITGFDRPNLFYQVVKPSNKFSYLLNYLKNNYTNESGIVYCATRKTVESLVKKLQDYDISVVGYHGGMSSEARQENQDNFMLDKVRIIAATNAFGMGIDKPDIRFVIHYNMPKNMEAYYQEAGRAGRDGEKSDCILMYSPADIVKQKIIIQSENLSPERETAMYQNLQYLVDYCHTDDCLRNKILVYFGEDAQQKNCKNCGNCLDQSERVDITTEAQKILSCIYRVNQNYGVNTVVQVLRGSKSKRVIEYGLDKISTYKIMQEYSSDAIKEMIMALVSNGYIHMTADKFPILKLTDISWEILHGKTKFFHKKDLLQKANLSKEKRLFAERINNNFDKELFKRLKNLRQTIAQEKNLPTYIIFHDSSLREMAAFMPRNREEFFKIKGVGQKKYESYGEEFVCLINEYIQTEGLDVNELRRQIANNTMIDSLPGELQEDNTKTGRYELTYNCYLKGLSLKEIAQQRNLTENTIINHLERCQQEGKIVDWSRFIDSEKEKQILNAIEKVGAEKLKPIKEALPEEISYSDIRLVICKHL
- a CDS encoding [FeFe] hydrogenase, group A, encoding MEKTMKINGKQVSFTDEANLLEVIRKAGIELPTFCYHSELSVYGACRMCLVEDDNGRIMAACSTPPRPGMSIRTHTERLIRQRRVTLELLLANHDRECTTCVKSGNCRLQELANILGIGEIRFGQKNGRLPIDDSSPAIVRDPNKCILCGDCVRMCEEVQGVGVLGFAYRGSNAKVVPPFNKNISEVNCVDCGQCAAVCPTGALTIASHMEKVWSALYDPQKTVVAQIAPAVRVSLGEEFGLKPGTPATGKVVGALKKIGFDKVFDTCFAADVTAIEESCEFLERISKNQRLPQFTSCCPAWVKYVELHYPQYKDNISTCRSPQQMFGSLMKGIYAKAMGTDSENIFVVSIMPCTAKKSEAKREEFFKNGIPDVDAVLTTQELARMIREAGVVFDEVEEMPFDMPLGFATGGGVIFGGSKGVATAVMRVIGKEPDFKADKDNPNIKTAEIDYNARKIKVATVSGLGNAKKLLEDLRAGNKYYDLIEVMACSGGCIGGGGQPQPNSNNIRKSRKQGLFGHEKLMQLKSPIENPVIKDLYKDNLGEPGSAKAHAMLHTAYTNRKRINESICFFEGQLNTAKKRVVKVCVGTCCYLSGAYDLFSTLKDKLSQEDFKDKVELAATFCFENCTQSPCVMVDDVLIGEATVEKVINEILKQTAVQ
- a CDS encoding NADH-quinone oxidoreductase subunit NuoF, with the protein product MIRTVDELQGKYDELSKMVQGYHMRILVCGGTGCIANGSLDVYEKFKEILHKKGLYTDLKLIQEGKEGVGISSSGCHGFCEMGPLVRIEPEGYLYVKVKAEDVEEIVESTVLRKQPVKRLLFKDSAEKKEFLKEEEIPFYRRQTRLVLKNCGKIDAEDIRDYIVCGGYKALAKVLMKMTPEEVCDEILKSGLRGRGGAGFPTGKKWKQVLMQDADIKYVVCNGDEGDPGAFMDRSVMEGDPHQMLEGMIIAGYASGAREGYIYVRGEYPLAVKRLQVAIQQAHEWGFLGKNILGSNFDFDIHINKGAGAFVCGEGSALTQSIEGFRGMPRPRPPRTVEKGLFGKPTVLNNVETFANVPLIISNGADWYLSIGTPGSPGTKIFALTGNINNTGLIEVPMGITLRQIIFDIGAGIRNGKKFKAVQIGGPSGGCLTEEHLDISMDFDSLEAAGAMVGSGGLVVLDEDSCMVEVARFFMDFTQRESCGKCVPCREGTKRMLEILEKIVSGNANIKDLQLLEELAEVVKIGSLCGLGKTAPNPVLTTMKYFKDEYMAHVVEKRCPSKVCKGLGQLAIDPDKCRGCGKCRKICPASAIEGKTREPHKIDITRCLRCLACIDACPFDAIREE
- a CDS encoding complex I 24 kDa subunit family protein, which produces MVNDISCRNFEKVNEILEKYDYKPSNLISIFQEVQEIYRYLPEEILVYISTAMRIAPSRIFGVATFYESFSLEPKGKNLIKVCDGTACHVRNSDKILSTTKEILNLKGDAKTTDDMLFTLETVSCLGACGLAPVIVINDKVYGNMTPEKVRQLINDIKEVSCNDQDS
- a CDS encoding LysM peptidoglycan-binding domain-containing protein, encoding MIIYIVQSGDTLSMIANRFNVTVQKIIENNWVGTDMMIVPGQILFIPRDQYACDAEDAMDPLSMLKPYIKQEVLYVVQRGDTLTAISRRFDSTVDAVVKANNLEGPSATIYTGQVLRIPIIGFR